From the Hippocampus zosterae strain Florida chromosome 13, ASM2543408v3, whole genome shotgun sequence genome, the window TCCAGGTTTCTGGACAACGGAGGAGTTTTGCCCAAGGAAGACGGCGATGAcgatgaagatgatgacgaTGAAGCAGTCTGTGTTCGCATGCTAACCCCAAAATGAATATTCCTTCCTAATTATCGTGATAAtaaatcatgtattttttttttgtttttgtacagaaAGAGGGCGAGTCTTTGGAGACACCTGCCAACGCAACATCTGATAAAGACGAACTTTGATGAGATTTTAACTCAATAAAACTCCTTTGATCGGGAGAATCGAAGCCATCGATTTTTCATTGATTGCTATTCTTAGTGATGACCGTTTCATGACCATGATAGTCAATCATAATTTATTTTCGGACAGATACTGTCGAACCTCATTATAACGTACCTTAACAGACAAAACCAAATCGGCACATTATAACGCcagtttctaatgacatcctcctggcaaatgactctggagaccacgtgtgtctggtttttttggacttaactgcagcatttgagacagtggatcacagtattctgctgactcgtttgcagcacttggtgggcattggcggcagtgctcttgagtggtttaggtcctatctagctgacaggaccttttgtgtcagccatggctgctctgagtcacgcaatgctcccctgtcatgcggtgttccacagggctcaattctggggcctctgctgttctcgctgtatctgctcccattgggttccgtcttaaggaaacatggtattcccttccactgctgtgcagatggctgctctgagtcacggcactgctcccctgtcatgtggtgttccacagggctcaattctggggcctctgctgttctcactgtatctgctcccattccgttccatcttaaggaaacatggtattcccttccactgctatgcagatgactgccagatctatgtcccactgagcaagaaagacgccttctcatttaaGGCCACTCCCATCcggtctggaagaaatcaaaacctggatggcacaaaatttcttgaaattcaacgaaacagaggtgatattgattggaggtgatattgtttggtcccatcttcaaagccctcctcaaaactcacttgtattcgttggcgttcgactcggcatgacttggatttgttcttgattttactgtttggtgctttctaccgcctttcttaccgatttgtcttaccgtttattgtgctccatgtacagcactttgtatgcagcgatggctgtttggtAATTTCAGTGCCAGACAAGCGTCATCTGTCCTGACCTTGTTCGACTGTTGCTTTATTGTCGTCATTCAACTACGCGCACGGAGGGTTTGCAATCgctaaatcaaatgtttcacaTTCCTGTCCAAAAAACGAGTTCGGCAGGTTGCGACGTCATGTGACTATCCGTCGTGATGTTCTTCCATTCACATGTTTTCTTCCTTTGTCCAAGGTAAGACCGGCACTCGCACTCTTGAATTCGCAAACCGGCCTCATAGCTTTGGAGAGTTTGTCGCAGTCGAAAAGCTGCCGCTGAGGGATGTTGTCGATTTGAGTTTCTCCACATAAGATTAGCAAAGTAGCCCCTGCACCTCGGACTCCGGTCATGGAAATACGTCTGGCTTTTCAAAGAGATTTCTTGTACCTGGATAAGGTGACGACTGATTGCATGACAACCGAAACCTTCTGATGATAAAGTCACTTGTTTTTCGGTGAAATGGCCGAGCAATCGTGTTCTTTTCGAACCGAGTCGTGACTCGGGAAGTCGTCGGCTCTCCGTACCCGTATGAATTAAATATTTCACGCCTTTACCATTTCAGACCCAATTGACTTCAACCTGTTGGGCTCATTCCAGCTCACCAGTCTATTCTCCTGCGTCATCCAATATCATTCCACAAAATGTCATTCAGCCTTCGCACGCAATTTCTCCCCCAAATGACATCCTCCCGTTTGAAGGCCGTTTTTCTCCGCAGCTTCCCGCTTGAGCGAACGATCTGCCGATGGAACCGCCTTCGTATGAAGAGGCGACAGCCCAACGACAGCCTCCGCCGTCCTATGAAGAGACAAGTTAAGTGACGACTCATCAAGCCCTTTTTGCATCCAATATTGCAAGTGGACTTCCTTTCGTCAATATTGGGGCCGGTCCTAAATTTAAGGTATCGGGTACTCGTTCAGGATGGGTACTCAAAGAGTCAATTTTTTTGCAGTAACTCTGCAGCCGGGTCCAACTTCCATCTTGAGCGCACCCACCGAGACGCCCATCCTCACACCGCAAGTCACCTGCGATCAACCAGGTATGCTTATGTCAATCTCAACCCGATTGTACAAAAATGGAGACTTCATTCCAAAGTCACCCCAGCCTAAACTTTTAAAATTATAGTTAACCCCCCCCTGGCAAAGATATCAATTCAATGGCAAAATTTCTCTTCTCTCGATAAATTCAAGTAGGCTGTGATCGATCTGAGTGGCTGTTTTGCAGGAACTGTCCAGCCGGATCCGTTTCCCATCTTGACGACGCCCACCGCCACGACCACCCAGACACCGCGATTCTCTGTCCCTCAACTGGCAGCGGGTATGTCAATCTTACCTacatcatttttgtcatgttgacGTCGCTTCACGGGCAGACAAAATCCGAGTGGGACCTGGAATACTGCAAACCTCGCACCAATTTGTAATTCAAGCAGACATTCACCTTTCTGCTTCGACTttggctatttatttattttttgctttgccaCAGTCACCTTTGTTACTTGTCATAATATCGCCTCGAGTGACGAAatcaatttcaagatacgaaaggtccAAATACAGTGTGGGccgctactcgcagctccgagtttccagaacgcaacatacttctaactgctctgtcattggctactaccgagcatcttcctgcTGCATGGGCGGGACCTCTACCGAACTGTCGTTGTGTGTCAATAGCCCCCTCGGCTCATTagccagtcgggcgatcgctcactatgctgatgtttgccttggacattttcgaaggattgctCAAACATCCTCGGATCAGTTCCTTccaaaacggcaggcaaaatccacttctgagagagaacgtgaactaaagagggcaaaaaaaaaaaaccccgatggGGGTTGTTCAAAGTGAAATGACCATCGTTTTCATCATTTATGctttacatgatgcacaactctcatttagtGTGCAATAATCTGTACACTTTACAAAGTAACGTCTTTCTGTACTTGCTTAGGGAAGTACTTAACTTGTTACTTAATATCTCGTTCCCGGCATCATGGGTGCCCGCTTCACTGTACGTTTCATTCGTCGTCTTTTTCTCCCTCAGTCAGCACGGTGCCCGCAGCGCAAGCGGTGGTGACGCAGCCGCAGCCGACCATTCCCGTCAGTGACCCGCCGAACTCTGACGGTTATATTCGATGTTCAAAATGTCAGCGGGAAGTCAAGCCCAGAAAAGTCTTTTGCCCGTCATCAGCTGCCATCTTCGTCTGTACCATGACCATCCTCTCATGGTACGCTCCTGGCTTGTTGATAACGTTGCCTTGTGTTATGTCTCGGGGAAACCGAGTCGGGGTGGGGTAGACTTAATCAACGCAACAATCGCCCCGAATAAggagagaacataaagcgctggtccacaataaggACCAAAAGGCATAATCCAAAAgagtaacaaaaagcgcttgcacaaaaagagcaaggaaggaaaaataaagacccTAAATACAAACGAAAAACGATGTATCACCAATACACGCACAAAAGCCAcatcaccaaaacaaaacagtacttaCTCTATAATGGGTACCGAGAAATACAACGCGAAATCACGACAAGGTCAAAAGCCAACTAGTCAAGGACCAGCGAAACAGCAATGCCATGGACAATCCCACAATAGGTGTAAAACGGTGGCGTCTTTAATTAAACAGTGCATCTATagattacagattggcagcaaGTGCGCTagaaagtccgctcatgccacctgctggccagaccgcaaaaccgaaacgtgacacctTGTGCCACTCATTATTTGATGTCGGGAATATAATGCCATTTACCGGAGGTAAATGTTGCCAATTCGTCATTCGCCGTAGACCGGACCTCCCGTTCgtcatcgtcagtccgtcattatAAATGTAACCGCTCTGACGTCATCAATAAATTACAGTTTGTCGATGCTCTTTTTGAACGGCCATCTCGTGGATCATAATGACTTTTTTACTACATCAGGGAGGCACAACACGGGGGAGGCGCAGTCAaataaagctttaaaaaaaaacagagtcacATACATGatgatttgtgaaataaaaacaatgtcatTGCGGTCCacctacaacaaaaaaaaggcgaaACAACACAGCTTCCTTGCCGGGCTCGGACAAGCTAAAAATGTTTGGAGAATGGGAACCGAAATAGAACCGATATAGATTTGGGAGCCGACACACCCATAGGTAGGTCAACGACAAACACCCAAAGCCCTAACCTGACTGTTTAGCCCTCACCGGAAGCCCCTAATCCACCTTGAATCGAACCCCTCTAACCCAAACTCTAAAAGCTAACAAAGACACAACCTTAAACTGTAAAAGCTTCCGCATAAAACCTCCAAATAATTCTCAGTTCGTTCATTGTCACcccttttgacattttgttccGCTTGCCTTTCAGCCTCTTTTGCGGCTGCTGTCTGATTCCGTTTTTCATTCCCGGATGCTGGAATACGCACTACTTCTGTCCTCATTGTCGGAAACATCTTCGACGCATCTAGGAAGCGCAGTGAGCCATAGCCGATGGCTCACGGGTGGGCTAATGACTGGTATCAACCGCTGTGCGGACCTTTTTGCTAGTTTGTCAAACCACTGAGGAACAAATCAAGTGTCATGATTTCTGATTGTGTCAAGTTTCGgcttgtgaccaacaggtggcactgttgggctctcgctgcagctgcacacctgtggGTCGCTAGCTAATTagctgtataaaaggactcccacccgaccactcattgaCGCGGGTCATTGTTTCcttctgtcatgtttcggtcactattatgttttagcttcagtcatgatttttttgtttgatactttggactttgtttgttttggatttacagTGGTTTTCTCTGTATTTTATCAATACAACTCtagtacaacctgctcctccctcctgcctactttttggggtccaccagcaCCTCGCAACGGGACAGATTGCTGGTATAAAATATGCAaagcttgagtttttttgcatgtaaatTATATTCTTGTTTTCAACTGTATGTTTTATTCTTAATGATTATGTGTAATTGTAATTTTACACATATGTTTATGATGGTTGCCGAGACGAGATCCAGGGCCTTGGGCAAATGAAAGTCCAGAAGCTTAGCTAGATGAGGAGTGAGACCTGAGACCCGAGACCTTGGGCTGATTTGGAAGGAGATTGTGAGTCTTGGCCAAACAACGATGCAGATTCAGGACCTTAGCTGAGAAGATCCGGAGCCTAGAGTGAGGAAGGGGGCACATCCAGAACCTTGGGCCTATAAGAAGACGGATCCAGGACTTTGGGGTATCGCCCAGGAGACACATTTGATACTTTGAGGCTGAAGAAGAAGCAGTGCCACGGCGTTACTGCTGATAGGGAGACGGCACTAGAAGAGATTGCGTTTATTTGCACGTGCAATCACTGCATTGTGATATCATTGTTGTTGCAcgcaataataacaaataattgTTATTGTTTCAAAAAAGTGTTTCTGTGCATTTCCCCGTTTGGGCTCCGCTGTTTCGCTATGATAACATCAAATTatgttccaatttttttttttaatcagggtcTTTCTATGTGTACATCTGTTTCTAtaaaatttgagttttcatgCGGCTGGCAGTTATCACTCAATCACTTTTATGATTATTCTCAGCATCAGCAATGATAGTCATGCAAATAATTCATAAATGCTTGAATCTCACGGCTTTTGTGAATTGCTTATTCTTGAGTTCCAGTCTAAGTAACAGATTTGATATTCTTATTTCATCATTGAGAAAGAAAATGCTTGCtttcttgaaaatgtcattaGTTTTAGGTTATATtgtactgtttgttttttctttactcAAAACAACTGCCAGCTCTGGAAAACAccctgtaaaaatatatatttttttggtctccatTGCATGTACTTTCTTATTGTCCCCATTAAAAGTTGTATTCTAAGTTGAAGCTAAATATTTCTTGTATCTGCGTGTGCCGCACCCCTAAAAGGGTTCGAGCGTCATTCGTGACATTATTGGATGTTATGAAACACAGCTCCGTGAGTGTTACGCAAGTGCAATAATGAACGTGTGGAGGCATATTTGGAGCTGCACAAGTTG encodes:
- the LOC127612887 gene encoding lipopolysaccharide-induced tumor necrosis factor-alpha factor homolog, with product MEPPSYEEATAQRQPPPSYEETITLQPGPTSILSAPTETPILTPQVTCDQPGTVQPDPFPILTTPTATTTQTPRFSVPQLAAVSTVPAAQAVVTQPQPTIPVSDPPNSDGYIRCSKCQREVKPRKVFCPSSAAIFVCTMTILSCLFCGCCLIPFFIPGCWNTHYFCPHCRKHLRRI